The genomic interval CGCCCCAAACGCTCCGCTACATCCATCGTTCGAACCTGCTTCTTGCCGTCAAACATGGCCCGCACCGTTTCGGCCATCTTCTCCGGTTCGGTCAACGGACGGTCCAGATCCGCTTCGGTGAACTCAAGCAGATACGGCATAGTTGTGCTCGGAGTAGTAGAGCAAATAGCGATCGCCGAGTTGGATCACGTCGGGCGCCCAAAAGTGGCCGCGTTGATCTGGAACCACCTCCGTTACCCAGTCTGGAATATCCGCAAAGACGCGAGGGCCACGCTGGCTCAGTAGCTTGGGCGCCTCGGCATCGGAGAGTCGTGGTTCTGGTTTCGCGATCGGACGGTCGAGCACTTCGGATGCCCCATTTGGCAAGTCAAGTTTTGCTGAGCCGATGTCGGTCAGGTCAACCGTGGTCTGCCGCCAAACGTCTCGGATTTGAGCGTCATCGAGGAGCTTACCCTCGACCCGCACCACATACCTGGTCAGCGAGCCATCCTCCATTGAGAAGCGAACAGTACCCTTTGCATCACGCACGGCGCCGGTCGCTTCTTTCTCATCCCAGGACTCTCTTGTGAAGTGCGGTTGGACCTCAAGCCGCCCTTAGCTTACCATAATGCGTATACGCACTACTTTGTCCAGGAGACATGTTTTGGGTTCGCAGGAAGAAATCCCCATGGCGCTCCGCGCCGCCTGGAAGA from Stieleria varia carries:
- a CDS encoding arabinan endo-1,5-alpha-L-arabinosidase, whose protein sequence is MRDAKGTVRFSMEDGSLTRYVVRVEGKLLDDAQIRDVWRQTTVDLTDIGSAKLDLPNGASEVLDRPIAKPEPRLSDAEAPKLLSQRGPRVFADIPDWVTEVVPDQRGHFWAPDVIQLGDRYLLYYSEHNYAVSA